The proteins below come from a single Felis catus isolate Fca126 chromosome A1, F.catus_Fca126_mat1.0, whole genome shotgun sequence genomic window:
- the LOC123385997 gene encoding glutathione peroxidase 1-like, which translates to MCAAALPATNRQLQPPALQECLSQGPAGQGGACEPGFLGANMLLTKNAVSLQGTTIQDYAQNKHQQHLCQGPGQYLLPMQAVLASGNARKEEIQNSFKFLRPQNRFEPKFMLSEKCKGSGAQGHPLFNFLQEALPAPSNDATAHDQPQVHHLVSSVM; encoded by the coding sequence ATGTGTGCAGCTGCACTCCCTGCCACCAACCGGCAGTTGCAGCCCCCAGCGCTCCAGGAATGCCTTTCCCAAGGGCCTGCTGGCCAGGGAGGAGCCTGTGAGCCTGGGTTCCTGGGGGCCAACATGCTGCTGACCAAAAATGCGGTGTCGCTCCAAGGTACAACTATCCAGGACTATGCCCAGAACAAGCATCAGCAGCACCTCTGCCAGGGGCCTGGTCAATATTTGCTTCCCATGCAAGCGGTGCTGGCATCAGGAAATGCCAGGAAGGAAGAGATCCAGAATTCCTTCAAGTTCCTCAGACCTCAGAACAGGTTCGAGCCCAAATTCATGCTTTCTGAGAAGTGCAAGGGGAGTGGTGCACAAGGGCACCCCCTCTTCAACTTCCTGCAGGAGGCTCTTCCGGCCCCCAGTAATGATGCCACCGCTCATGACCAGCCCCAAGTTCATCACCTGGTTTCCAGTGTGATGTAA